A single Phoenix dactylifera cultivar Barhee BC4 chromosome 1, palm_55x_up_171113_PBpolish2nd_filt_p, whole genome shotgun sequence DNA region contains:
- the LOC103696032 gene encoding protein ALP1-like produces the protein MQQVVVGLPAPSVKALRHLQKPTPMGGGKRHSSATSTSGKKCKPSPSPPLTAEDLTPVLSLVTSAVSLSLRFLSDSDLLLLPSQTLSLESSLLSASLSLSRLLSLLPPSSLQSLQTLTLEPAHSSSSSSSSWFLRFLSSSSSHGSDPRWIEVFRMSKPSFYLLLQHLSPSLQSDPSSGPPDHKLGAALFRLAHAAPFRGVACRFGLPSPAAACRAFYLVCKAVADQLGHLFELSSDLQRVVQGFTWMSLPNCCGVLGFARFFVEGEFKGGSVIAQGLVDSEGRFLDVSVGWHGSMTPAQIITRTKLYKAQHVVLAGGPPVELNGVSVPRYLLGSSCCPLLSWLLTPFKMVDSRSSSSKDSIFNSVHARGMELADRAFGRVRARWQLLQTSWKDECAEALPYVVVASCLLHNYLIKCSEPMPDEIEVCVKEPKFPDFEGKGDEAGERIRDALTSHMSLVIHE, from the coding sequence ATGCAGCAAGTCGTTGTCGGGCTCCCTGCCCCCTCTGTCAAAGCATTGCGCCACCTCCAAAAACCCACCCCTATGGGCGGCGGAAAGCGTCACTCCTCCGCCACTTCCACCTCCGGGAAGAAGTGTAAGCCCTCCCCCAGTCCCCCCCTCACCGCGGAGGACCTCACCCCTGTCCTCTCTCTCGTCACCTCCGctgtctccctctccctccgctTCCTCTCCGACTCCGacctccttctccttccctcccaaaccctctccctcgaatcctccctcctctccgcttccctctccctctcccgcctcctctctctcctcccccctAGTTCCCTCCAATCCctccaaaccctaaccctagagcCCGCacattcatcttcttcctcctcttcttcttggttcctccgcttcctctcctcctcctcctcccatgGCTCTGATCCCCGCTGGATCGAAGTTTTTCGCATGTCCAAGCCCTCCTTCTACCTCCTTCTCCAGCACCTCTCCCCTTCCCTGCAGTCGGATCCCTCCTCCGGCCCGCCGGACCACAAGCTCGGCGCCGCCCTCTTCCGCCTCGCCCACGCCGCTCCCTTCCGCGGCGTCGCCTGCCGCTTTGGCCTTCCGtcccccgccgccgcctgcCGCGCCTTCTACCTCGTTTGCAAGGCTGTCGCCGACCAGCTTGGCCACCTCTTCGAGCTCTCCTCCGACCTCCAGCGCGTGGTACAGGGGTTCACCTGGATGTCCCTCCCTAATTGCTGCGGCGTGCTTGGCTTCGCCCGGTTCTTCGTCGAGGGGGAGTTCAAGGGGGGGTCGGTGATCGCCCAGGGGTTGGTGGATTCGGAAGGGAGGTTCCTTGATGTATCTGTTGGGTGGCACGGGTCGATGACCCCAGCACAGATTATTACAAGAACCAAGCTTTACAAAGCTCAGCATGTGGTGCTTGCTGGGGGTCCTCCTGTAGAGCTGAATGGGGTGTCGGTGCCTCGGTATCTCTTGGGAAGTTCTTGCTGTCCGCTGCTTTCCTGGCTCCTGACGCCGTTCAAAATGGTGGATTCAAGGTCGAGTTCCTCCAAAGATTCGATTTTTAACAGTGTCCATGCTCGAGGGATGGAGCTGGCTGACAGGGCTTTTGGGAGGGTTCGGGCGAGGTGGCAGCTACTTCAGACGAGTTGGAAGGATGAGTGTGCCGAGGCCTTGCCTTATGTTGTGGTAGCTAGCTGTTTGCTTCATAATTACCTTATCAAATGTAGTGAGCCTATGCCAGATGAGATTGAGGTGTGTGTGAAGGAGCCTAAGTTTCCGGACTTTGAGGGCAAGGGGGATGAGGCTGGAGAGAGGATCAGAGATGCACTCACCTCGCACATGAGCCTGGTAATTCATGAGTAA